Proteins encoded in a region of the Podospora pseudopauciseta strain CBS 411.78 chromosome 6, whole genome shotgun sequence genome:
- a CDS encoding hypothetical protein (EggNog:ENOG503P41J; COG:S), giving the protein MPDTAFSSPLPSPNISIPSPNLSPATKSSDEHPPTPRPVRVLCLHGYSSNGILLEKHLQPIRSRLPQSWEWHYIDGDYPVPLSTSPPGEHSCRSYYPTPDAHHIDEAHCQVHLYTLLNGLGYDIILGFGQGAALAASILLHEQRDWQIGESEFKLGVFFSSTIPYAKCLQAGYNARHVFGIEGETPEVVKDRPTDVPGEMLPTEEQNRFQCQEHETVWEEDFNVVKRVDKDGVVWRAETRLCMSLEGHEGCRGARKTDKTVVVDKGERTFYQMFHPDVEEARIQIPTVHIHGRNDPWRVQGRALMRMCDEDKVQYAIHEGGHEIPGWGEDLDDVVEAIREGLKEAGIPLEDDE; this is encoded by the coding sequence ATGCCAGAcaccgccttctcctccccccttccctcccccaacatctccatcccctcgcccaacctctccccagcCACCAAATCCAGCGATgaacacccccccacccctcggCCCGTCCGCGTCCTCTGCCTCCACGGCTACTCCTCCAACGGCATCCTCCTAGAAAAACACCTCCAACCCATCCgctcccgcctcccccaaTCCTGGGAGTGGCACTACATCGACGGCGACTACCCCGTCCCGCTCAGCACCTCACCCCCGGGGGAACACTCCTGCCGAAGCTACTACCCCACCCCCGACGCGCACCACATCGACGAGGCGCACTGCCAAGTCCACTTgtacaccctcctcaacggTCTCGGGTAcgacatcatcctcggcttCGGCCAAGGCGCCGCGCTAGCGGCCTCAATTCTGTTGCATGAGCAGCGTGATTGGCAGATTGGGGAGTCAGAGTTCAAACTAGGGGTTTTTTTCAGCTCTACGATCCCATACGCAAAGTGTTTGCAGGCGGGTTACAACGCGCGGCACGTTTTTGGGATTGAGGGGGAGACTCctgaggtggtgaaggatcGGCCGACGGATGTGCCGGGGGAGATGTTACCGACCGAGGAGCAGAATCGTTTCCAGTGTCAGGAGCATGAGActgtttgggaggaggattttAATGTTGTCAAGAGGGTGGATAaggatggggttgtttgGAGGGCGGAGACGAGGTTGTGTATGAGTCTTGAGGGGCATGAGGGGTGTAGGGGGGCGAGGAAAACCGATAagactgtggtggtggataaaGGGGAGAGGACGTTTTATCAGATGTTTCATCctgatgtggaggaggcgaggattCAGATCCCGACGGTGCATATACATGGGAGGAATGATCCTTGGAGGGTGCAGGGGAGggcgttgatgaggatgtgtGATGAGGATAAGGTGCAGTATGCGATTCATGAGGGGGGCCATGAGATTccgggttggggggaggatttggatgatgtggtggaggctattagggaggggttgaaggaggcggGGATACCcttggaggatgatgagtgA
- a CDS encoding hypothetical protein (EggNog:ENOG503PFWI): MPQPGHGRSVTIGRREKTSALNPSSRHRDSIRPATGRKRYRHESHDDVTSTHSVESTDLEDALESDCGRVSPDETASLLQPHLPKNLQHLACQLASQTFPVVSQWMNSARYIPPPTIRIPPPKRSKTSSPTPRSILMETSDPSDPSTVLIFRIDGYYPLPCPFAISNPSHHGFCNLQHHLRSISDVVQHLIKHHPNPFYCPICSQTFANEPTCDSHIRERTCKPRSLDIIKGVSQSTLREIIRRDKPHLPEEDRWRNIYRILLPGNKPPGRGTAYISQGLPLAVAMTRDYWEQHGRRIVGEYLAKVGSDVSGPTTGDEEVSMLCEIAERELVELVIAEHARKNCQISEVGEGVGEDKRVTVKAEQD; the protein is encoded by the coding sequence ATGCCACAGCCCGGACATGGCAGGTCGGTCACGATCGGAAGAAGGGAAAAGACCTCGGCACTGAATCCGTCATCCCGACATCGCGACTCTATACGTCCAGCGACGGGCCGGAAACGCTACCGGCATGAGAGTCATGACGACGTCACCTCAACACACTCTGTCGAGAGCACCGACCTAGAAGATGCCCTCGAAAGCGACTGCGGCAGGGTCTCCCCCGACGAAACAGCCTCATTGTTACAGCCACACTTGCCTAAGAATCTTCAACACCTGGCGTGCCAGTTAGCCAGTCAAACCTTTCCAGTTGTTTCTCAATGGATGAACTCCGCACGCTACATCCCACCCCCTACTATCAGGATCCCACCTCCAAAGCGCTCCAAAACCTCTAGCCCAACACCTCGATCCATACTCATGGAGACATCTGACCCATCCGACCCCTCAACCGTCCTCATCTTTCGAATTGATGGCTACTACCCTCTACCATGTCCCTtcgccatctccaacccatcccatcatggATTCTGTAATTTACAGCACCACCTCCGCTCCATCTCTGATGTCGTCCAACATCTTATCAAGCACCACCCCAATCCCTTCTACTGCCCTATCTGCAGTCAAACCTTTGCCAATGAGCCCACCTGCGACAGCCACATTCGGGAACGCACCTGCAAGCCTCGCAGCCTTGACATCATCAAGGGCGTTTCCCAGTCTACGCTCAGGGAGATCATTAGACGTGACAAACCGCACCTACCTGAAGAAGACCGCTGGCGGAACATTTATAGGATCTTGCTTCCCGGTAACAAGCCCCCTGGAAGGGGGACAGCATATATAAGCCAGGGCTTGCCGTTGGCAGTAGCAATGACGAGGGATTACTGGGAACAACACGGGCGGAGGATAGTGGGTGAGTATCTCGCAAAGGTTGGCTCTGATGTGAGTGGACCTACAACaggagatgaggaggtcTCGATGCTTTGTGAGATTgcggagagggagttggttGAGCTTGTTATTGCGGAGCATGCCCGGAAGAATTGCCAAATCagtgaggtgggtgagggggtgggtgaggataAACGGGTGACTGTGAAGGCTGAGCAAGACTGA
- a CDS encoding hypothetical protein (COG:S; EggNog:ENOG503P32G) — translation MTTPTPSRDDLISLHGFTPLPVDQDAIFQGKPFLHQPTPVPLSSIPYPSSTDPLVAKVQEYAKEKLPIQTYNHSMRVFYWSTIIMQQQFPSLPPISPSTIALTCLLHDIGTTPSNQSSTLLSFEFQGGVIALDLLKELNGNKSQAEAVAEAIIRHQDLGTVGTITALGQILQLATVYDNMSLRPYLIHPDTKAEVNKAYPRKGWSGCFSAAIANEKKLKPWGHTSHLGWEVFENGVRENEFMREVDSWE, via the exons ATGACgacccccaccccctcccgcgACGACCTCATATCCCTCCACGGTttcactcccctccccgtgGACCAGGACGCCATCTTCCAGGGAAAACCATttctccaccaacccaccccgGTCCCTCTCTCGTCCATCCCCTATCCAAGCTCTACTGACCCCTTGGTCGCTAAGGTGCAGGAGTACGCGAAGGAAAAGCTCCCAATCCAAACCTACAACCACTCCATGCGGGTTTTCTACTGGT cAACCATAATCATGCAACAGCaattcccctccctcccccccatctcgCCCTCCACCATAGCCCTGACCTGTCTTCTTCACGACAttggcaccaccccctccaaccaatcctccaccctcctctcatTCGAGTTCCAAGGCGGGGTGATAGCCCTTGACCTCTTAAAAGAACTCAACGGCAACAAGTCGCAAGCAGAAGCCGTAGCAGAAGCCATAATCCGACACCAAGACCTCGGCACAGTAGGCACCATCACAGCCTTGGGACAAATCCTCCAACTAGCCACAGTCTACGATAACATGTCCCTTCGCCCGTATCTCATCCACCCAGACACCAAGGCCGAGGTGAACAAGGCTTACCCTAGAAAGGGCTGGAGCGGGTGTTTCTCTGCTGCTATCGCCAATGAGAAGAAACTAAAGCCCTGGGGGCATACCAGCCatttggggtgggaggtttTTGAGAATGGGGTTCGGGAGAATGAGTTTATGAGGGAGGTTGATTCTTGGGAGTGA
- a CDS encoding hypothetical protein (CAZy:AA3; COG:E; EggNog:ENOG503NWDN), translating into MATSTDAQEFSSIKFDYLIIGGGTAGLAVASRLAEIPSLTIGVLEAGKSGYGDDDIDIPAYSGRALGGPYDWHFQTTPQPGLGGRTLPWNRGKVLGGSSALNYMTWNRGSKEDYNAWEELGNDGWGWDSLLPYFKRSERFHPPPPNFKDNHQASYNEPNSFLGEDGPINVSYTRDFSPSHALWHATFNEVGVESNPAHLDGSNVGVWTTIVAVNPETATRSYATHYCLTPPANLHILTEALVEQVVLDKKDGEWAATGVRFSHYGKQYVASAAREVILSAGSVQSPQLLELSGVGRADVLGAAGIPLKVESPNVGENLQEHIMLPMVFEVDPKLPHPDDLFIEEIAATAYEQYQREKSGRLTVLPCSMAYLPVSKLAPKEDVASLSSRSQQLERFGAEQTSILSSRFDTDKQLGQVEFVFDLGNWNPSFAPKEEGKRYCSMLLVLQYPYSRGSIHIDPKDGPTADGVPATAHQQPVIDPQYYVGPHGELDLEIMLHGAKFAQKICSTKPLKNVIPGPASPSSAVVSDEDLRGWIVENTITDWHPTGTCAMGGRVGQAGGVVDERLRVYGVKGLRVIDASVMPLHISAHLQATVYAIGEKGADMILEDAGLRS; encoded by the exons ATGGCTACCTCAACCGACGCCCAGGAGTTCTCCTCCATCAAGTTCGACTACCTCatcatcggcggcggcacaGCTGGTCTCGCCGTCGCCTCCCGCCTAGCCgaaatcccctccctcaccatcgGCGTCCTCGAAGCAGGGAAAAGCGGTTATGGCGACGATGACATTGACATCCCAGCCTACTCTGGCCGAGCACTGGGAGGACCCTACGACTGGCACTTCCAGACCACGCCCCAGCCCGGTCTCGGCGGACGAACTCTCCCATGGAACCGGGGGAAGGTCCTAGGCGGATCAAGTGCGCTGAATTATATGACTTGGAATCGTGGAAGCAAGGAGGATTATAATGCctgggaggagctggggaatgatggttgggggtgggattCTCTCCT CCCTTACTTCAAAAGGTCAGAACGATTCCACCCGCCTCCGCCGAACTTTAAGGACAACCACCAGGCCTCGTACAACGAGCCAAACAGCTTCCTGGGGGAAGATGGGCCCATCAATGTCTCATACACTCGAGATTTCTCGCCTTCGCATGCTCTGTGGCATGCAACCTTCAACGAGGTGGGGGTCGAGTCAAATCCAGCTCACTTGGACGGATCAAATGTGGGTGTGTGGACTACCATTGTGGCCGTCAACCCAGAGACCGCCACAAGATCATATGCGACTCATTACTGCTTGACGCCGCCTGCGAACTTGCATATCCTTACTGAGGCTCTCGTTGAGCAAGTCGTTTTGGATAAGAAGGACGGGGAATGGGCTGCTACTGGCGTGCGGTTCAGTCATTACGGGAAGCAATATGTCGCCTCAGCTGCTAGAGAGGTCATCCTGTCAGCAGGGAGCGTCCAGTCACCACAGCTTTTGGAGTTGTCCGGTGTTGGCCGGGCTGATGTTCTGGGTGCTGCGGGAATTCCGTTAAAAGTTGAGAGTCCAAACGTGGGTGAAAACCTGCAGGAGCATATCA TGCTCCCAATGGTCTTCGAAGTAGACCCCAAGCTCCCCCACCCAGACGACCTGTTCATCGAAGAaatcgccgccaccgcctaCGAGCAATACCAAAGAGAAAAGTCCGGTCGTTTGACCGTCCTCCCCTGCTCGATGGCATATCTTCCCGTTTCCAAGCTGGCACCCAAAGAAGATGTGGCTTCGCTCTCGTCCAGGTCCCAACAGTTGGAACGTTTTGGCGCCGAGCAAACGTCTATCCTCTCTAGCAGGTTCGACACCGACAAACAGCTCGGCCAAGTCGAATTCGTCTTTGATCTCGGCAACTGGAACCCGTCGTTTGCGCCTAAGGAAGAGGGCAAGAGATACTGCTCCATGCTGTTGGTGCTGCAGTATCCCTACTCGAGAGGGTCCATCCATATCGATCCTAAAGATGGACCAACCGCTGATGGGGTACCAGCCACCGCGCACCAACAGCCGGTGATTGATCCGCAGTATTATGTTGGTCCTCATGGGGAGCTCGACCTTGAGATTATGCTGCATGGTGCCAAGTTTGCGCAGAAGATTTGCTCGACTAAGCCATTGAAGAATGTCATCCCCGGtcctgcttctccttcatcGGCAGTGGTCTCTGATGAAGACCTGAGAGGATGGATCGTTGAGAATACCATCACAGACTGGCATCCGACAGGGACCTGTGCGATGGGCGGTCGTGTTGGGCAGGCAGGCGGTGTGGTTGATGAACGGCTCAGGGTGTACGGCGTGAAGGGGTTGAGAGTGATCGATGCAAGCGTGATGCCGCTGCATATCAGCGCGCATTTACAGGCTACGGTTTATGCTATTGGTGAGAAGGGAGCCGACATGATTTTGGAAGATGCTGGACTTCGAAGTTAG
- a CDS encoding hypothetical protein (EggNog:ENOG503P78V), translating into MASYSPQFHVPGTFHFDTSSKSGQTLSAGMFRPPATSPTASTYGSLYSDVSMTNTHGNGALGTGTAKRKRASTRSSTPMGWNMDMDGAHDIREEEKGRQFRYTLAGQINATPMGAPIGVENGLLEDSVYSDVDYRRALGPTKVAPDFEVPSAHHDETPNAQPSTSATWRIFTLGTLGEVVGKVWEFCTKGAFRGFQAGGGTAYTANGTTIPETTGKPWANQHDEPTPASEETMTDQRIQDGYPELENDQEKAGSYEPFSPYQDAVSYIESPDSTPQPPAAKRRQVSYNNDELKNWVMVDGPANTNQRRFGSDARAVPVRIPASIVRHSPRPGYYSSTAVSSGRRISVPSSRFTGTPTRAAAVRPSLRTSHAGSPLVPPREPASFASPRQAPVAPSTPSRIPMPVQPATKNPFAALASPSQLPIPTSASRPSSRQSPRLSIGSGVSSRPISPTKTTASTIHRRNQSGASATARRHSLLAASVDPEEIKASQRLDAEAKALAARKLAAERDADMKVDAFNARLMAMIRQGKEALGTKVEVEMTDEDDLGGGGWEDEDVF; encoded by the coding sequence ATGGCGTCGTACTCACCACAGTTCCATGTGCCTGGCACATTTCACTTCGATACGTCGTCAAAATCTGGCCAGACACTTAGCGCAGGCATGTTTCGACCTCCGGCCACATCACCGACCGCCTCGACCTACGGGAGCCTGTATTCTGATGTCTCAATGACGAACACACACGGCAACGGTGCCCTCGGCACAGGCACTGCCAAGCGAAAACGTGCCAGTACAAGGTCATCAACACCGATGGGATGGAACATGGACATGGACGGTGCGCACGACATcagagaagaggagaagggtcGTCAGTTTAGATATACTCTGGCAGGGCAAATCAATGCAACGCCGATGGGGGCTCCCATCGGGGTTGAGAATGGCCTGTTGGAGGACAGTGTCTACTCTGATGTTGATTACAGGAGAGCTTTAGGTCCCACCAAGGTTGCCCCAGACTTCGAGGTGCCATCAGCGCACCACGACGAAACCCCGAACGCACAACCGTCGACTTCGGCGACATGGAGGATATTCACGCTGGGCACGTTGGGTGAGGTGGTAGGGAAGGTATGGGAGTTCTGCACAAAAGGCGCATTCAGGGGCTTCCAGGCGGGCGGAGGGACAGCGTACACGGCGAATGGAACGACGATCCCCGAAACTACAGGAAAGCCGTGGGCTAACCAGCACGACGAACCTACTCCGGCGAGCGAAGAGACCATGACCGACCAAAGGATACAGGATGGATACCCCGAGCTAGAAAACGACCAGGAGAAAGCCGGTTCCTACGAGCCGTTTTCCCCATACCAGGATGCAGTTTCCTACATCGAATCACCGGATTCTACtccacaaccaccagccGCCAAACGGAGGCAAGTTAGCTACAACAACGACGAACTCAAGAATTGGGTAATGGTGGACGGTCCGGCTAACACAAACCAAAGGCGATTTGGCTCCGATGCCAGGGCGGTCCCAGTGAGAATACCGGCCTCTATAGTGCGACATTCCCCTCGGCCTGGATACTACTCCTCCACAGCCGTGAGCTCCGGCCGGCGTATCAGCGTCCCATCCTCCAGGTTCACAGGAACACCGACCCGGGCTGCCGCAGTTCGGCCTTCCCTGCGGACCTCCCACGCAGGTTCCCCTCTCGTCCCACCCCGTGAACCAGCAAGCTTTGCCTCTCCCCGCCAGGCTCCTGTTGCTCCCTCTACCCCTAGCCGCATTCCGATGCCGGTACAGCCTGCAACGAAGAACCCATTCGCCGCCCTTGCCTCTCCAAGCCAATTACCAATACCTACCTCTGCCTCACGCCCGTCCAGTCGACAAAGTCCACGGCTGAGTATTGGAAGTGGGGTCTCTTCGCGACCCATATCGCCGACAAAAACGACAGCCAGCACCATTCACCGGCGCAATCAGAGTGGCGCGTCTGCCACGGCTCGGAGGCACTCACTATTAGCTGCGAGCGTTGACccggaggagatcaaggccaGCCAAAGGTTAGATGCCGAGGCTAAGGCGCTTGCAGCGAGGAAGCTGGCCGCGGAGAGGGACGCTGACATGAAAGTGGATGCTTTCAACGCAAGGTTAATGGCGATGATCAGACAAGGGAAAGAGGCGTTAGGGACGAAGGTGGAGGTAGAAATGACGGATGAAGATGATTtaggtggtgggggatgggaggacgaggacgtcTTTTGA
- a CDS encoding hypothetical protein (EggNog:ENOG503NWGB; COG:E), with translation MTASTPNLKPAGYGTASSSSSGSSTPQPSRSPKQNIAPVSIINNTDVESPLLSPKSNNPLLSNPQSLSQEHQIESRSLQKGLSQRHLSMLGIAGSIGTGLFLGLGGAVSTGGPLGALLGYAVIGLVVCSVQFALGEVTALMPVTGSFVRHAEVLVDPAMGFAIGWNLVYGNLLSIPSEIVAVCVLVKFWTGDGLNPAAVILPFIALTGGIGMAFVRVFGEVEFVFALLKILLVVFLIVLGLVINLGGVPGTEVIGFRYWRDPGSFVEYIAQGDWGRFLGFWAVMTGAVFSFAGVESLAMAAAETRNPREAIPRAVKRVFARIVIFYGLAVFVVGLLVPSNDERLKGSGDTVAQSPFVLAAAAAGIKGIPSLVNAIVITSAWSAANQSLLAGTRVLYGLALKGQAPKIFLRTTSWGTPYMCVLLFTVFMFLSFLSLSENAISVFWWLVMLTAAGVLVSWSSILLNHIRLLKAMKKQGISTDRLPWHNWWTEYTSPVGLVMCLVILFTSGFSVFTTGRWDAAKFVSSYLDIPIVLAAYLGWKFFRKTSITPLDQIPLEEAFEQAEENLSVQTQGFQPTKKTRGWTRFVSWIWD, from the exons ATGACCGCCTCAACACCCAACCTCAAGCCGGCGGGGTACGGCACCgcctcttcgtcctcctctggctcatccaccccccaaccatcACGCTCTCCCAAGCAGAACATCGCCCCCGTCAGCATCATCAATAATACCGACGTCGAGTCCCCCCTCCTATCCCCCAAATCCAATAATCCCCTCTTATCCAACCCCCAGAGCCTCAGCCAAGAGCACCAGATTGAGTCCAGATCCCTCCAAAAGGGCCTCTCCCAACGCCATCTCTCCATGCTGGGAATAGCAGGGTCCATCGGCACCGgtctcttcctcggccttggcGGGGCAGTTTCTACGGGTGGTCCTCTCGGTGCACTGCTAGGCTATGCAGTCATCGGACTAGTCGTCTGCTCCGTGCAGTTTGCCCTGGGAGAGGTGACTGCTTTGATGCCTGTCACCGGATCATTCGTCAGACACGCCGAGGTGCTGGTTGATCCAGCCATGGGGTTTGCTATCGGGTGGAACTTGGTTTACGGCAATTTGTTGAGTATACCTTCTGAGATTGTGGCGGTTTGTGTGCTGGTCAAGTTCTGGACGGGGGATGGGCTGAACCCGGCGGCGGTGATCTTGCCGTTTATTGCACTCACGGGTGGGATAGGGATGGCTTTTGTGAGGGTGTTTGGTGAGGTGGAGTTTGTGTTTGCCTTGTTGAAGATCTTGCTGGTTGTCTTTTTGATcgtgttggggttggtgatcaATTTGGGGGGAGTGCCTGGGACTGAGGTGATTGGGTTCAGATATTGGCGAGATCCGGGTTCGTTTGTGGAGTATATTGCTCAAGGAGACTGGGGGAGGTTTCTCGGCTTCTGGGCAGTGATGACCGGGGCGGTGTTCAGTTTTGCGGGGGTGGAGTCTTTGGCTATGGCTGCCGCTGAGACGAGAAACCCGAGAGAGGCTATTCCCAGGGCTGTGAAGAGGGTCTTTGCGAGGATTGTCATCTTCTATGGTCTGGCGGTGTTTGTGGTGGGCTTGTTGGTGCCTAGCAATGATGAGAGACTGAAGGGGAGTGGTGATACCGTGGCACAGAGTCCGTTTGTGCTTGCGGCCGCAGCAGCTGGGATCAAGGGGATCCCGAGCTTGGTGAATGCCATTGTGATCACGTCGGCCTGGTCAGCGGCGAATCAGAGTTTGCTGGCGGGCACGAGGGTGTTGTATGGATTGGCACTGAAGGGACAAGCACCGAAGATCTTTTTAAGGACCACGTCTTGGGGCACACCATATATGTGTGTCTTGTTGTTTACGGTCTTCATGTttttgagcttcttgagccTGTCCGAGAACGCCATTAGCGTGTTCTGGTGGCTGGTCATGCTGACGGCAGCCGGGGTGTTGGTCTCTTGGAGTTCCATTCTGCTGAACCACATCCGGCTTCTCAAGGCTATGAAGAAGCAAGGCATTTCGACCGACAGACTGCCGTGGCACAATTGGTGGACGG AGTACACATCCCCAGTCGGGCTTGTCATGTGCCTCGTCATTTTGTTCACGAGCGGCTTCAGTGTCTTCACCACGGGCCGTTGGGACGCCGCCAAGTTTGTGTCGTCGTACCT TGACATTCCCATTGTCCTAGCTGCTTACCTGGGCTGGAAGTTCTTCCGCAAGACCTCGATCACTCCTCTCGATCAAATACCCCTTGAAGAAGCGTTTGaacaggccgaggagaaccTCTCGGTACAAACCCAAGGTTTCCAGCCAACAAAGAAGACTAGAGGCTGGACAAGGTTCGTCAGCTGGATATGGGACTAG
- the TPN1 gene encoding Vitamin B6 transporter (EggNog:ENOG503NVJX; COG:P) produces the protein MTTPDLEKQQAAATTATTPADPTTKSISSTDTSQQQQPQNASPFKVPHFLIKINNTLESLSGFEARGITRVLPSERQPPSHLADAQVFLLWFGANISVNNLAVALLGPLVFQLGFTDSAWCAIVGAFLGSCSTAYMSIWGPASGNRTMVIARYFMGYWPSKIPTALNIVLMVGYITLSYIIAGQMLSAVSGGGLTIVVGIVVSALVCWVVAVFGMRVFHFYERFALIPQILVLFALIGCAGPYFDTTIESQGDGTAIAANRLSFLSLCLYVPNSWAAAASDYYVYYPESTRKRKIFCLTLFGLWTSFSLVYMIGIGLATGVTHHTAWAEANAISAGALIVAGFEPLKGFGLFCSVIVALGIIANSIPGCYSAALGFQVLGRHFKVVPRWVWTCTVVVLQTVLALAGREHLFVLFQNFLALMGYWVEFMILIFVLEHVLFRRTRGFDWARWEDKSYLPVGWAALVAFLLGWVGAVLGMYQIWYTGPLAVLAGASAGGCDVGVWVGCGFALVSFPPLRWLELRVIGR, from the exons ATGACAACCCCCGATCTGGAGAAGCAGcaggctgctgccaccaccgcaacaacaccagcagatcccaccaccaaatcaatctcctccactgacacctcccaacaacaacagccccaaAATGCTTCTCCTTTCAAGGTTCCCCATTTTTTGATCAagatcaacaacaccctcgaATCCCTCTCCGGCTTCGAAGCCCGCGGCATCACCCGCGTCCTCCCCTCCGAACGgcaacctccctcccacctcgcAGACGCCCAGGTATTCCTCCTCTGGTTCGGGGCCAACATCTCCGTCAACAACCTCGCAGTGGCCCTTCTCGGACCATTAGTCTTCCAGCTTGGCTTCACCGACTCGGCATGGTGCGCTATTGTTGGAGCCTTTCTGGGGAGTTGTTCCACCGCATACATGAGTATCTGGGGACCGGCAAGCGGGAACAGAACAATGGTTATCGCGAGGTATTTTATGGGTTACTGGCCTAGCAAGATACCAACAGCGTTGAATATTgttttgatggtggggtaTATCACCTTGAGTTACATCATTGCGGGACAGATGTTATCTGCGGTGAGCGGGGGGGGTTTGACGATTGTGGTTGGGATTGTGGTTAGTGCTTTGGTGTGTTGGGTTGTGGCGGTTTTTGGGATGAGGGTTTTTCATTTTTATGAACG GTTTGCGTTGATACCCCAGATATTGGTCCTCTTCGCACTTATCGGGTGTGCGGGACCGTATTTTGACACCACGATTGAGTCCCAGGGAGATGGGACGGCCATTGCGGCAAACAGGCTTAGCTTTTTGAGCCTGTGTCTTTATGTGCCCAACTcgtgggcggcggcggcgagtgATTACTATGTTTACTACCCTGAGAGCACGCGCAAGAGGAAGATCTTTTGCTTGACGCTGTTTGGGCTTTGGACGTCGTTTAGTCTGGTTTATATGATTGGGATTGGGCTTGCGACTGGTGTAACGCATCATACTGCTTGGGCGGAGGCGAATGCTATTTCTGCTGGGGCGTTGATTGTGGCTGGGTTTGAACCATTGAAGGGGTTCGGATTGTTCTGCTCTGTTATTGTGGCGTTGGGAATCATCGCGAATAGTATCCCCGGGTGTTATTCAGCGGCGTTGGGCTTTCAGGTTCTGGGGAGGCACTTCAAGGTTGTGCCGAGGTGGGTGTGGACTTGTACGGTGGTCGTCCTGCAGACTGTGCTGGCTTTGGCAGGGAGGGAGCATTTGTTTGTGCTGTTCCAGAACTTCCTCGCGCTGATGGGGTACTGGGTAGAGTTTATGATTTTGATCTTTGTGTTGGAGCATGTGCTGTTTAGGAGGACTAGAGGGTTTGACTgggcgaggtgggaggaTAAGAGTTATTTGCCGGTTGGGTGGGCTGCGCTGGTTGCTTTCTTGTTGGGCTGGGTCGGGGCCGTGTTGGGGATGTATCAGATTTGGTATACCGGGCCATTGGCAGTGCTGGCAGGAGCGAGCGCGGGGGGttgtgatgttggtgtttgggttggaTGTGGGTTTGCTTTGGTGAGCTTTCCTCCGTTGAGGTGGTTGGAGTTGAGGGTTATTGGGAGGTAA
- a CDS encoding hypothetical protein (COG:S; EggNog:ENOG503NWF9), whose amino-acid sequence MSPSAKENGSNGVSANGHDAVPDVAEVQLPQVEGEWTVDKVLDALPGDKPTEGTTSPLAFFHILEKLKTNKREGWRRFGINRGESISDHMYRMSLISMFAPPALASKLDMAKCMKMCLIHDMAESIVGDITPVDGVPKQEKSRREATTMDYITKGLLGNVDGGKVGEEIRAIWQEYEDSKTLESHYVHDIDKMELLLQMVEYEKRGDHKLDLGEFAYVKTRIVLPEIQAWADDLLKEWNAYWVGHEHVRGDKAVESSGVSAQKKAMQDDYYNKE is encoded by the exons ATGTCTCCAAGCGCCAAAGAGAACGGCTCGAATGGAGTGTCCGCAAACGGCCATGATGCTGTTCCAG ACGTGGCCGAAGTACAACTTCCCCAAGTCGAGGGCGAGTGGACCGTAGACAAAGTTCTCGATGCGCTTCCAGGCGACAAGCCTACCGAGGGTACAACCTCACCGCTAGCCTTCTTCCACATTCTCGAGAAGCTGAAGACGAACAAGCGCGAGGGGTGGCGGCGATTTGGAATCAACAG GGGCGAATCCATCTCCGACCACATGTACCGCATGTCCCTAATCAGCATGTTTGCCCCCCCAGCGCTGGCTAGCAAACTCGACATGGCGAAGTGCATGAAGATGTGCCTGATTCACGACATGGCCGAGTCGATTGTTGGCGACATCACACCCGTGGACGGAGTTCCAAAGCAGGAGAAGAGCCGCCGGGAGGCCACAACTATGGACTACATCACCAAGGGCTTGCTGGGCAACGTGGACGGCGGGAAGGTGGGCGAGGAGATTCGCGCCATCTGGCAAGAATACGAAGACTCCAAGACACTGGAGAGCCACTATGTGCACGACATCGACAAGATGGAGCTTCTTTTGCAGATGGTAGAGTACGAGAAGCGCGGTGACCACAAGCTAGACCTGGGTGAATTTGCCTATGTTAAGACTAGGATCGTACTGCCCGAGATTCAGGCCTGGGCGGACGATCTCTTGAAGGAGTGGAATGCGTACTGGGTTGGACATGAGCACGTTAGGGGCGACAAAGCCGTCGAATCTTCCGGCGTCTCTGCTCAGAAGAAGGCTATGCAGGACGACTACTACAACAAGGAGTAG